Proteins from a genomic interval of Oncorhynchus nerka isolate Pitt River linkage group LG13, Oner_Uvic_2.0, whole genome shotgun sequence:
- the LOC135574616 gene encoding uncharacterized protein LOC135574616, with product PSPSSLSPTPSPSSLSPTPSPSSLSPTPSPSSLSPTPSPSSLSPTPSPSSLSPTPSPSSLSPTPSPSSLSPTPCPSSQSPTPSPSSLSPTPSPSSLSPTPSPSSLSPTPSPVSLSPTPSPSSLSPTPSPSSLSPTPSPSSLSPTPSPCSLSPTPSPASLSPTPSPSSRSPTPSPNSLSPTPFPSSLSPTPSPSSLSPTPSPSSLSPTPSPSSLSPTPSPSPTPSPSSLSPTPSPSSQSPTPSPSSLSPTPSPSSLSPTPSPSSLSPTPSPSSLSPTPSPSSLSPTPSPSSLSPTPSPSSLSPTPSPSSLSPTPSPSSLSPTPFPSSPSPTPSPCSLSPTPSPASLSPTPSPSSRSPTPSPNSLSPTPFPSSLSPTPSPSSLSPTPSPSSLLTVSYTFPASLSPTPSPVSLSPTPSPVSLSPTPSPVLTSSLSPTPSPSSLSPTPSPSSLSPTPSPSSLSPTPSPSSLSPTPSPSSLSPTPSPSSLSPTPSPSSLSPTPSPSSLSPTP from the exons ccctctccatcctcactgtctcctacaccctctccatcctcactgtctcctacaccctctccatcctcactgtctcctacaccctctccatcctcactgtctcctacaccctctccatcctcactgtctcctacaccctctccatcctcactgtctcctacaccctctccatcctcactgtctcctacaccctctccatcctcactgtctcctacaccctgtcCATCCTCacagtctcctacaccctctccatcctcactgtctcctacaccctctccatcctcactgtctcctacaccctctccatcctcactgtctcctacaccctctccagtctcactgtctcctacaccctctccatcctcactgtctcctacaccctctccatcctcactgtctcctacaccctctccatcctcactgtctcctacaccctctccatgctcactgtctcctacaccctctccagcctcactgtctcctacaccctctccatcctcaaggtctcctacaccctctccaaactcactgtctcctacaccctttccatcctcactgtctcctacaccctctccatcctcactgtctcctacaccctctccatcctcactgtctcctacaccctctccatcctcactgtctcctacaccctctcca tctcctacaccctctccatcctcactgtctcctacaccctctccatcctcacagtctcctacaccctctccatcctcactgtctcctacaccctctccatcctcactgtctcctacaccctctccatcctcactgtctcctacaccctctccatcctcactgtctcctacaccctctccatcctcactgtctcctacaccctctccatcctcactgtctcctacaccctctccatcctcactgtctcctacaccctctccatcctcactgtctcctacaccctctccatcctcactgtctcctacaccctttcCATCCTCAccgtctcctacaccctctccatgctcactgtctcctacaccctctccagcctcactgtctcctacaccctctccatcctcaaggtctcctacaccctctccaaactcactgtctcctacaccctttccatcctcactgtctcctacaccctctccatcctcactgtctcctacaccctctccatcctcact actcactgtctcctacacctttccagcctcactgtctcctacaccctctccagtctcactgtctcctacaccctctccagtctcactgtctcctacaccctctccagtcctcact tcctcactgtctcctacaccctctccatcctcactgtctcctacaccctctccatcctcactgtctcctacaccctctccatcctcactgtctcctacaccctctccatcctcactgtctcctacaccctctccatcctcactgtctcctacaccctctccatcctcactgtctcctacaccctctccatcctcactgtctcctacaccctctccatcctcactgtctcctacaccc